Proteins from one Streptomyces sp. NBC_00390 genomic window:
- a CDS encoding carbohydrate kinase family protein, protein MITRDGEPTRQAACLDPLAGLRTPADPPCDVYLTGSVFLDIIFTGLDSAPVRGTESWARGMGSSPGGVANMATALARLGLRTSLAAAFGDDHYGEYCWDALEQGEGIDLSLSRTVPGWHSPVTVSMAYEGERTMVSHGHEAPPSESAPDCPPPARAAVASLTPGTRAEWIAQAARTGTRVFADVGWDETGRWDPADLADLAHCEAFLPNAEEAMRYTRTDCPRAAARALTEYVPLAVVTLGAEGAYAVDGATGESAQVPAIEVEALDPTGAGDVFVAGFVTGTLAGWPLADRLALAGLTAALSVQEFGGSLSAPGWSEIAAWWQQVQEIADQDPAALRRYAFLEALLPAPARPWPLRRAVPTIGFGRSA, encoded by the coding sequence GTGATCACTCGCGACGGAGAGCCGACCCGGCAGGCCGCCTGCCTCGACCCCCTGGCGGGCCTGCGGACCCCCGCCGACCCGCCCTGCGACGTCTATCTCACCGGTAGCGTCTTCCTGGACATCATCTTCACGGGCCTCGACTCCGCTCCCGTGCGCGGAACCGAGTCCTGGGCCCGCGGCATGGGATCGAGCCCCGGCGGCGTGGCCAACATGGCGACCGCCCTGGCACGGCTCGGCCTGCGCACCTCGCTCGCCGCGGCCTTCGGCGACGACCACTACGGCGAGTACTGCTGGGACGCCCTCGAACAGGGCGAGGGCATCGACCTCTCGCTCTCCCGCACCGTGCCCGGCTGGCATTCGCCCGTCACCGTCTCCATGGCGTACGAGGGCGAGCGGACGATGGTGTCCCACGGCCACGAGGCCCCGCCCTCCGAGTCGGCCCCCGACTGCCCGCCGCCCGCCCGGGCCGCGGTCGCCTCGCTCACCCCCGGCACCCGCGCCGAGTGGATCGCCCAGGCCGCCCGCACGGGCACCCGCGTCTTCGCGGACGTCGGCTGGGACGAGACGGGCCGCTGGGACCCTGCCGACCTCGCCGACCTGGCCCACTGCGAGGCCTTCCTGCCCAACGCCGAGGAGGCGATGCGCTACACCCGCACCGACTGCCCGCGCGCCGCCGCCCGCGCCCTCACCGAGTACGTCCCGCTCGCCGTCGTCACACTCGGTGCCGAGGGCGCGTACGCGGTGGACGGCGCGACCGGGGAGAGCGCCCAGGTACCGGCCATCGAGGTCGAGGCGCTGGACCCGACGGGCGCGGGCGACGTGTTCGTGGCCGGTTTCGTGACCGGCACGCTCGCGGGCTGGCCGCTCGCCGACAGGCTGGCGCTGGCCGGGCTGACCGCTGCCCTGTCGGTGCAGGAGTTCGGCGGATCGCTGTCCGCGCCGGGCTGGTCGGAGATCGCGGCCTGGTGGCAGCAGGTCCAGGAGATCGCCGACCAGGACCCGGCGGCGCTGCGCCGGTACGCCTTCCTGGAGGCCCTGCTGCCCGCACCGGCCAGGCCCTGGCCGCTGCGCCGGGCCGTTCCGACGATCGGCTTCGGCCGCTCGGCCTGA
- a CDS encoding PhoH family protein yields the protein MTQTPIDQTPAPEQARAHFTVPAKHPMVTVLGSGDSLLRVIEKAFPEADIHVRGNEVSAAGDAGEVALIQRLFDEMMLVLRTGQPMTEDAVERSIAMLKAAEDGTGEPGAETPAEVLTQNILSSRGRTIRPKTLNQKRYVDAIDKHTVVFGIGPAGTGKTYLAMAKAVQALQSKQVNRIILTRPAVEAGERLGFLPGTLYEKIDPYLRPLYDALHDMLDPDSIPRLMAAGTIEVAPLAYMRGRTLNDAFIILDEAQNTNPEQMKMFLTRLGFDSKIVITGDVTQVDLPGGTKSGLRQVREILDGVDDVHFSLLTSQDVVRHKLVGRIVDAYEKYDIQNGK from the coding sequence ATGACTCAGACACCCATAGACCAGACACCCGCGCCGGAGCAGGCGCGAGCCCACTTCACCGTCCCCGCCAAGCATCCGATGGTGACGGTTCTCGGCTCGGGTGACTCCCTGCTGCGCGTGATCGAGAAGGCCTTCCCGGAGGCCGACATCCATGTCCGGGGCAATGAGGTCAGCGCGGCGGGCGACGCCGGGGAAGTCGCTCTGATCCAGCGCCTGTTCGACGAGATGATGCTCGTGCTCCGCACCGGGCAGCCGATGACGGAGGACGCAGTGGAACGCTCGATCGCCATGCTCAAGGCGGCCGAGGACGGCACGGGCGAGCCCGGCGCCGAGACCCCGGCCGAGGTGCTCACCCAGAACATCCTCTCGAGCCGCGGCCGGACCATCCGTCCCAAGACGCTCAACCAGAAGCGCTACGTCGACGCGATCGACAAGCACACGGTCGTGTTCGGCATCGGCCCCGCCGGTACGGGCAAGACGTATCTCGCCATGGCCAAGGCCGTGCAGGCGCTGCAGTCCAAGCAGGTCAACCGCATCATCCTGACCAGGCCCGCCGTCGAGGCGGGCGAGCGGCTCGGCTTCCTGCCCGGCACGCTCTACGAGAAGATCGACCCGTATCTGCGACCGCTGTACGACGCGCTGCACGACATGCTCGACCCCGACTCGATCCCGAGGCTGATGGCCGCGGGGACGATCGAGGTCGCGCCGCTCGCCTACATGCGGGGCCGGACCCTGAATGACGCGTTCATCATTCTCGACGAGGCGCAGAACACGAACCCCGAGCAGATGAAGATGTTCCTGACGAGGCTCGGCTTCGACTCGAAGATCGTCATCACGGGCGACGTCACGCAGGTGGACCTTCCGGGCGGTACGAAGAGCGGTCTGCGTCAGGTCCGGGAGATCCTGGACGGGGTCGACGACGTGCACTTCTCCCTGCTCACCTCCCAGGATGTCGTACGGCACAAGCTCGTCGGCCGTATCGTCGACGCGTACGAGAAGTACGACATCCAAAACGGGAAGTAG